In the genome of Pontibacter actiniarum, the window CGAAGGGGCAGAAACGTAGAAAAGCGGCTTGGCCGGCCATTGGGGATGGGTATAGATCTCCTCGGCGTGCGGCCCGAAGTCCTCGTCAAAGAACAGGTTGTGGTGCTGCAGGTTCTTCAGGCGCTTGTTTACGCCCACGTAGTAGAGCAGCGACGACGGCGCCATCACGCGGCTCTCCCAGTAACTGTCGGAGTAGCTTTGGGAGGCTTTGGGCAGCAGCGCCTTCTCCACGTGATGGTAATCGGCACTGGCAACCACCACATCGGCTGCGAAAGCATCGGTCTCGGTCAGCACCTGCTTCACGGCGCCCTGCACCACATCCAGCCGCTGCACGTCCTGGTTGTACAGGAACTTCACCCCCTTCTCCTCAGCCAGCTGCACCATTCCCTCCACAATTCTGAACATCCCCCCCATCGGGTACCAGGTTCCCAGGCTGATATCGGCGTAGTTCATCAGGGAGTAGAGAGCAGGGGTGTTCTGCGGCAGGGCCCCCAGAAACAGAATCGGGAACTCCATCAGCTTTATGAGCTTCTCGTGGCCAAAGAAGCGGCGGATATGCTTGTGGAAGGACTGGAACACGTCCATGCGCAGCACATCCAGCAGCAGGCGCGGGTTCATAAACTCTGTGAGCGAGCGGCCGGGCTTATAAACCAGCTGCTTAATCCCCACCTCATACTTGTAGGCTGCCTGCTCCAGAAACTTGTCCAGCCGGGCGGCGCTTCCTTTCTCCAGACGCTCGAAGAGCTCGCGCAGCTGCGACAGTTGGGCCGGAATCTCGACAAAGTCATCCTCCCCAAAAACCACGGTGTAAGACGGGTCCAGGCGCTTGAGGTCGTAATAGTCGGAGGTGGTTTTGCCGAACTTGTTAAAGTATGATTCGAACACATCGGGCATCCAGTACCAGCTCGGCCCCATGTCATAGGTAAAGCCGTTTGCCGAGAAGCTCCTGGCCCTGCCGCCCGGGCTGCTGTTTTTCTCCAGCACCGTTACGTCATAGCCCTGGTCTGCCAGGCTCGTGGCCGCCGAAAGGCCTGAGAAGCCTGAGCCGATAACAATTACACGTGTTCCATTCATACGTAGCTTTTACGGGTGGATTTAGGCGTCTTGCTGGTATACTTTCAGCACCTTCTTGAGCTCTTTGCGCGCAATGTGTATGCGGTTCTTTACAGTGCCGATAGGTATCTGGAGCTTTTCCGCTATTTCAAGGTATTTGAATCCCACATAGTACATCATGAAGGGCGTGCGGTGCTCCTCATTCAGCCCGGCGATAGCCTTGTTGATATCATTCATGACGAAGGTGGCCGTTCCTTTGTTCTGCGTCACGTAACTTTCGTCTGTATTAAGGTACTGCAGGTATTCGGAGCTGTCGATATTGCTGCTGCGCTTAATCACTTTATTATAGTTATTAATAAACGTGTTGCGCATGATGGTGTAGAGCCAGGCCTTCAGATTGGTGCCGGCTTTAAACTTATCGCGGTTGGTTAGGGCCTTCAGCATTGTCTCCTGCACCAGGTCTTTGGCGTCGTCGGCATCGCGGGTTAAGTTCATGGCCGCGGGCCTTAGCGACTGAGCCACATTCTGTACGAGGTTATTAAATTCTAGAGCAGTCATTCTGTTTAACGTTTTATGGTTATACCATAAACAAATATACGACAAGCCGCCCAATAAAAATGATACTGTCTAAATTATTTTAAAATATTGTTAAACAAATTAGACAAACTGCAGCTTCAGACCCGTGTACGTACATATTTCCTTGGCAAACGACAGGCACAAAAAAACCGGCCTGCCCCCGCATCGAAACAAACGATAGCGAGGGCAGGCCGGATTGGTGGGGTTCGTTTAAATTTAGCTAAACTTCGCGATAAAGTCGCCGATGCATGCCAGGCGCTGCACATTGGCCGGCAACACCAGCCCGTCTGCCTGCGCCAGGAAGCCATACACGTAGATAGTGCTGGAAGGGAAGCGCTGCGACAGCTGGTTGAGGTAGTCCTGCACATGCTCCCGCTCCGGGGCGGAGGTCAGGACGGTGCAGATATACTCGGCTTTAAACTGCTCGTAAGTCAGCTCCAGGTCGGCAAAAGGCAGGTTCTGCCCCAGGTAGATCACCCGCTGGTTATGCGCCCGCAGGATGTAGTTCATGTACAGCAGCGCCAGCTCGTGCAGCTCCCCTTCCGGCAGGTACAGGATGTACGTGGGCGTTCCCTCGTTCCAGTTCACCACCTGCCCGTCTATGGCCACCAGCAGCTTCTGGCGGATCAGGTTGCTTACAAAGTGCTCGTGGGCCGGCGTAATGTTGCCCGTCTGCCACAGGATGCCGATCTTGTTCAGGAAAGGATAAATGACCCGCTGCATGGTCTCCTGGAATCCCATCTGCAGGGTGGCGATGGAGAGCGCCCGGTCAAACTTCGTCTCGCTCATGTCCACCATGGCCGCCACCAGGGCACTGACGTGGTGCGCGCACTCACAGGGCTGGTCGCATAGCTGCCGCACCTTCTCCAGGATCTGCTCCCGGTCCATCTGGGCGATTTTAGAAATCTTGTAGCCACGCTCGTTCAGCAGCGAGATATTCAACAGGGACTTCAGGTCACTATCGTCATAGTAACGGATGTTGGTCTCCGTGCGCTTTGGCGAAAGAATACAGTATCGCTGCTCCCATATCCGGATGGTATGCGCCTTGATGCCTGATAGATGTTCAAGTTCTTTAATAGTGTACTGAGCCACGTTTCTCCTGTTCCTTTTTCTTCACAATATCATAAGCTGACCTGAAATACCGGGGCGACACCCAAAGCATCCCAAACGACTCGGACCCATGCTTCCCCTGCTCCTTGTGGTGCACCTTGTGGGCCATGTTCAAGGCCTTGAGGTAAACATTAGACGTTTTCCCAAACACCCTGATGCGCCGGTGTATGAACACATCATGAATCACAAAGTAGGCCACGCCATACAAGGTTATCCCGGCGCCCACCCAAAACCTGTAGTCTATCGGGTCGCTGCCAAAGACAAAGAAGAGCATTGCCAGCGTGCCGTAATAGGCAAAAAACAGGTCATTCAGCTCAAACGCATGGGTATGCCGCGTATGGTGCGACTTGTGCAGGAACCACAGAAACCCGTGCAGCACGTACTTGTGCATGACCCAGGCCACACCTTCCATTGCCACAAAAGTAAAAAGCATGATTCCAACGCCTGTCAGCATATGTACAGAACAGCAAGTTTAACGAATAGTTTAAAATATTAAACAGAGTTTCACCATTTAATCTGCTCCTTATTTAAAAAAGCGGCGATACCGCGCTGGCAGTCCTCGCTGCCGCGGGCCACCGCATTCATTTCGGAGGCGTACTGCAGGCCTTCCTCCAGGCCCATACCCTGTACACGGGCAATCATCTCTTTGGTTACCTCCATCGACTGCCGGGAGTTCTCGCTGCAAAGCTTCTGGGCAAAGGCGAACACACGCTCCTCCAGCTCCTCTGCAGGCACCACATAGTTTACGAGGCCATACCTTTCGGCCTCCCCGGCAGAGATCAGGTCGCCGGTCAGCAGCAGCTGCTTTGCCCTGGCCTCCCCTATCTTACGCAGCAGGAACACCTTTACAATGGCAGGTATAAAGCCGATCTTCACCTCGGTATACCCAAACTTCGCTTCCGGCACGGTGAAGCCAAAATCACAGATAGCCGCCAGGCCGCAGCCTCCGGCAATGGCATGGCCGTGAATCTGCGCGATCACTACTTTCTTTAAGGTATAGATCATGCGGAAGAGCTCCATCAGGTGCGTAGAGTCCAGCAGGTTCTCGTGGTAGTCGTTCTCCTGCAGGCGCTGGATGTATTCCAGGTCGGCACCGGCACAGAAGACTTTGCCTTCGGCGCGCAGCACGATCACCTTGCTCGCCTCGTCCTCCTCTGCAAAGGCGAAGGCCCGCTTCAGCTCCGTCACCACCTCGTAGTTCAGGGCGTTGCGCTTCTCCGAACGGGCAAGGGTAATATAGCCCACCCGCTCCTTTACCTCATAGTGCACAAATTCCAGGGTGTGTATGTCAACAGTGTTAGTCAGGTCAGTCATGGTTAGTTTTAGTTTAGTATGGATCAAAAAGTAGGTCGGGTTTAAATATACGCAAGTATACTTCCAACGCTTCACAAATTAAAAATTAGCCGTTGCCGCCCCTGGCCCGCCCCGCATGGGCAGTACAAATACTGCACCAACACGTATAGCCCCGCCAGGGAAAGCCAAACCTTTGAAAAAGATAATCGTTTATAAAATAAATTTGCTAACGAACGTTAGGTTGCTTATATTTGTTAACAAAGTATGGAAGCGGTATTGAGCAGAAAAGAACAGATAGAGAAAACAGCCACAGCGCTTTTTAAATCGAAGGGCTTTTCGGCCACCTCCATGCGCGACCTGGCCAATGCCCTGGGCATAGAAGCCGCCAGCATTTACTCGCACATCAAATCGAAGGAAGAGATACTGCAGCGGGTGTGCTTTAACATGGCGCAGGAATTCTTTGAGGCTATTGATGCCGCCGAGGCCACAGAAGCCTCGGCCACCGACAGGCTCAAACGCGCCATCGCCGCCCACGTGCAGGTGCTCACGCAGAACACGGAGGCGTCGGCGGTTTTCCTGCATGAGTGGCGCCACCTGAGCGAGCCGATGCATGGCACGTACCTGGCGCTGCGCGACAAGTACGAGGCCCGCTTCCGCGAGATTATCCGCTCGGGCATCAGCAGCGGCGAGTTTACCGTGCCGGACGAGAAGTTTGCCGCGCTAACCATACTTTCGGGCCTCAACTGGATTCATACCTGGTATAAGCCCGAAGGCAAAATGACTCCGGCAGAGATTGCCGAGAACCTGACCGAGATGCTACTAAACGGCCTGACAACCAAAAAGCAGGCTTTGCACGATACTTACTCTCACCTTAATACACCCTAACTAATCTACCTTTATCTGCTGGGCCGGAAACGGCTCAGCAACCTTATTTTCGAACCTTAAAGCGATATATACTATGTACGGAGGAGGAAACGTTTTCGAGGCCACCAAGTTTGACGACCTGCAGACCGAAGACCCTGCCAAGCTGGCCGAGTTTGAGGCGCGTATTGCGCGCGGCGAAAAGATTGAGCCGACAGACTGGATGCCGCAGCTTTACCGCAAGCAGCTGATCCGCATGATTGAGCAGCACGCGCACTCTGAGATCATCGGCGCCCTGCCGGAAGGCACCTGGATTACCCGCGCCCCCGGCTTCCGCCGTAAGATGGCGCAGATGGCCAAGGTGCAGGACGAGGTAGGCCACGCGCAGCTGCTCTACAGCGCCGCCGAAACGCTGGGCAAGTCGCGCGAGCAAATGCTCACCGACCTGATCAACGGCAAGTCAAAGTACTCCAACGTGTTTAACTACCCTGCCTTTACCTGGGCAGACTCCAACATAATCTCTTGGCTGATTGATGCGGGCGCGATTGTGAACCAGATGGCTAACGCCAAAGGCAGCTACGGCCCTTATTCCCGCGCGCTGGAGCGTATCTGCGCCGAGGAGGCTTTCCACCTGAAGTACGGCCACGATGCCGTGGTGCACATGGCGACGGGTAGCCCGAAGCAGCGCGAGATGATACAGGCGGCCCTAAACCGCTGGTGGCCTCCGATTATGACGTTCTTTGGCCCCTCCGACAAGATGAGCACGCACACGGAAACGCTGATGCGCTGGAAGGTGAAGATGGCCTCTAACGACGAGTGCCGCCAGCAGTTCCTGGACATGTACGTGCCGAAGATTTGGGAGCTGGGCCTGACCGTGCCCGACCCGAACCTGAAGAAAAACGCGGAAACCGGCCAGTGGGAGTACACAGAGCCGGACTGGGATGAGTTTAAGCGCGTCATCAACGGGGACGGCCCTTGCAACGCCGAGCGCCTTGCCGTGCGCCGCACCGCCGAAGAACGCGGCGCCTGGGTGCGCCACGCCCTCCTCAACCCGAAAGCAAAATACGTGAAGCCGCTAGCTTAGCGGCAATTAGAAATTAGAAATTATGAATTAGAAATGGATGTGAGGGAACGGGTGCATCTGCATATCCCTCATTTCTAATTTCTAATTTTTAATTCATAATTAAGAAACCATGAGCCTTAAGTCTTTAGATCCGAGAGTAACCCGACTGAACCTGCCGGAGGGCGAGGTGCCTGCCATGGAGCCGAAACCGCAGCTAGATCAGTTTGAAACATACGAAGCCTTTCATCAAAAGAAAGAAGGCGCAGCCCATACTTATGTTGGCCCTGTGCATGCCCCCAACGAAGATGTGGCCTTTCTGTTCGCTAAGGAGCAGTACAGCCGCCGCTTCCCCTGCGTTGGCCTTTGGATCGTGCGCACGGAGCACATCCAGGTAACGCCTTACGGCAACGATGGGGAGAACCTGTATGACACACTGCATGCACAAGAGCCTGCTGCACGTAGCGAACAACCGGAGCCTTACGAGATTTTCCACCTGAAGAAGCGCGGCAAGGCGCATACGCATGCCGGCCGCGTAACGGCCACCTCTTACCTGGAGGCGCTACAGGAGGCCAAGCAGGCTTTCGGAGAAAAAGGCCCTGTCGTGAACGTGTGGGTGGTAAGGTCCAAAGACGTGCTGCAGTCGGCCGAGGATGACAAGGACATGTGGACCACTGTGCCGGAGAAGAAGTACCGCGAGGCCATTGCCTATAAGGTGATGGACAAGATCACCAAGTTTAAAGAAGAGCGTAAAAACACACCTGCCTAATGAACGAGCACGCCATAAAAGACCTGTTGTACAAACTGGCGGACGACCAGCTTATACTTGGCCACCGCAATTCAGAGTGGACCGGCTTCGGCCCTATCCTGGAAGAAGACATTGCGTTCTCGTCGATGGCGCAGGACAAGATCGGGCACAGCCTGGCTTTTTATACTTTGCTTCAGGAGCTGGGCGAGGCTGACCCGGACACCGTGGCTTTCACCCGCAATGCCAACCAGTTCCACAACAGCCAGCTGGTAGAGCTGCCAAACGGCGAGTATGACTTCAGCTTGATCCGTCATTTCCTCTACGACAACGCTGAGATCATCCGCTTTGAGATGCTCTCGCAGTCGGGCTATGAGCCCATTGCCAAAGTGGCCACCAAGCTGAAGGGCGAGGTAAAGTACCACGTGCTCCACGCCAACACCTGGATAAAGAACCTGGGCTCCTCTACCGAGGAAGCCATACTTCGCCTGCAGTCATCCCTCAACGAGGCCCTGCCGTTTGCATTGGGCATGTTTGAGCACTCCAGGTATGAGCAGGAATTGGTGGATGCCGGTATCTACGGAGGCGAAGAGGCTGTGAAAGCAGAGTGGCTGCAACGCATTCAGGCCGTTCTGGAGAAGACGAGCCTGAAGCTGCCGGACCTGGAAACCCTTACGCCAAAGGTTGGCGGACGCTACGGAGAGCACACAGAACACCTGCAACCGCTACTCGACGAGATGTCCGAGGTTTTCAAGATCGACCCGACCGCTGAGTGGTAGCTTTTCCGGCAGCAGACTGCGCGACACAGGAAAAAGACGACACCTATTGTGAGTAAGCATCCTTTTTCTTTCGTCACGTAGTTCTAAGTCTACAAATAATAACATGAGCTTAACCAAGGAAGACATACTGACCCTGCTGGAGGAGGTAAAAGACCCTGAGATACCGGTGCTCTCGCTGGTGGACCTCGGGGTGATTACCGATGTGGAGGTTTCGGGGGATGAGCACGTAACCGTGCGCATGACACCCACCTTTGCCGGATGCCCCGCCATGGACTACATGCGGAAGGACGTAGAGCGCACACTGGAGAAGCACGGCATCAGCAAGCACACGGTTATCATGTCTTTCGACAAGCCCTGGGACAGCAACAAGATATCGGAGAAAGGGCGGCAGCACCTGAAGGAGTTCGGCCTGGCCCCGCCGCCGAAGTACAACATGGTTTTAGACCTCGACATTCTGGAGTACGCCACCTGCCCGTACTGCAACAGCGAGAACACCACCATGCGCACACCCTTTGGCCCCACGCTTTGCCGCTCCATGCACTACTGCAACGACTGCCGCCAAATGTTTGAGCAGTTCAAGCCGCTGTAAGTATAAAGCTAAACAACTAAAGCCAAAGCGCCTGCTACACACTAGCAGGCGCTTTGGCTTTAGTTATAGGTTTTGATGAACCTGGGCAACGCCCGGCAGCTACCGTAGCCTTGCTTTTATTTCTTGTTGATTCTCTTCAGGCGGTACCTCTCCTCCACCGTGTTTCCCTCCCCACCCAGCAGCACAAGCGCATCAGGCATCACTTTAAACGCGGAAGCCCCCTCGCTGTCAGGGCTCTGCAGGCGAAGTGTACCCGAGGCATCTACCTTCCAGGTGCCCGCCTGCTCAACTGGCTCCACCTCCCGCTCCTGGTATACCATGGTTTCCTGGTAGGTATGGTCCGGGAAAAGCTGTAGCGTATAGGTAATGCCCGGGCAATCCGCACAGGGGATACTGCCCTGCCAGGTGCCCACGACCGCCGCCGTCTGCTCCACTACTTCTGCAGTAGCCTCCTGCACAGCAGCAACAGGCTCAGAGGGGCGCTCGGTGGTACAGGAGGCTGCGCAGAACAGCAAGGGCAACACGGGTAGTAGCAGGAAGTTCTTCATAGGCTGACGTTTAAGTTCTACTATCTACCGGGTCCGCCACATTTTGTTACAAATACGGGAGCTACTTGGCTGTCGGGTGCCTCCGCAGCCCAGGCACGGCGGCCATAAAACAGCAGCGGCCACACCCGAGATAGGCGTGGCCGCTACAGCTAAGGGCAGTGCCCGTACTTATATTTTCGCCATTTCGTCTTTTACAAAGTCTACCAGGCTTTTGATGTACTCCGTGCTGAAATCGAATTTGATGCCAGCGGCTTCGTAAACCTCCCCGATAGAAACGGTGTAGCCTAAGCTAAGGGCACGCTTGTAGGCAGCCAGGCCTTCGGCCGGGTTCTGCTTGTAGTTACGCCAAACGGCAATCGCACCGAGCTGCGCCATGGCATACTCAATGTAGTAGAAAGGCACCTCGTAGATGTGCAGCTGCTTCTGCCACATGTACGGCTTGTACTTCTCCAGCCCTTCCCAGCTCACCAACTGATGGTTGAAGGTGTTGAAGATGTCCAGCCACGCCTGGTGGCGCTCCTCCTGCGACTGCTCCGGATGCTCGTAGATCCAGTGCTGGAACTTATCAACCGTGGCCACCCACGGGAAGGTCTCCAATACACTTTCCAGGTGCGTTTTCTTGGCCCGCTTCAGCTCATCCTCATCCTCAAAGAAGGTGTCCCAATAGTCCATCGATATCAGCTCCATAGACATAGAGGCCAGCTCTGCCACTTCGGAAGGCGGGTGCTTAAAGGCGTTTAACCTCAGCTCCCTGGTCAGGAAGGAATGAACGGCATGGCCACCCTCGTGCAGCATCGTGATCACGTCCCGCAGGCTGGAGGTGGCATTCATGAAAATGAACGGCACGCCGATCTCATCCAGCGGGTAGTTATAGCCTCCCGGTGCCTTGCCCTTGCGCGACTCCAGGTCCAGATGGCCCATAGCGCGCATAGTCGCCAAGCAATCGCCCAGGTAGGTGTCCAGCTTGTAAAACACCTGCACCGTTTTCTCCAGCAGCTCCTCCCCTGTCTTAAACGGCTCCAGCGGCTTTTTACCGGTGGGGTCCACATCCAGGTCCCATGGCCGCAGCTGCTCCAGGCCCAGCTCCTCCTTGCGCTCCGCGTCTATTTTCGTAAGCAGCGGAACAATGGTGTTCTTAATGGAGGTATGGAAATCAAAGCAGTCCTGCGGCGTATAGTCGAACCGCCCCAGGGCAGCGAACATGTAGTCGCGGAAGTTCTCGAAATCCGCATTAGCGGCCACCTGGTGGCGCAGCTTCAGCAGGTCGTCAAACAGGCTGTCCAGCTTCTCACGGTCCTGGTAGCGGCGCTCCTGCACGGCGCGCCAGGCCTCTTCACGCACGGCCCTGTCTGTGCGCTTCAAGCGGTCAGCGGCACGCTGCAAGGTAACCTCTTCCCCGTCTAGGGTTACCGTCATAGCGCCCGTTGTGGCGGCATACTGCTGCTGCTTGGTGCTGATCTCCGTTTGAAGCGGTATGTTCTCTTCCCGGAAAATTTCCAACGCACGCTCCACCCCGCGCAAATATATTTTATACTTTTCCTTGTCGATCGCATTCACGTAAGGCGAGTGCATCAGCTTCAGGTTCAGCTCGTGGTCCAGCGGTGCGATATTCGGCTCGATCTCGGCGATAAAGTACTGGAAAGCCTGTGTGGTTTCCTCATTCTGCGTATCGCAGGTCATGCGGATATAACGCCACCCCAGGTCTTCAGACAGCACGCTTTCGAGTTCGCTACGGTCCTGCATCCACTTCTCCAGCTCTTCAACACTGTTGATGTCGCGCGTCTGAAGTTCCTCGAAGTAGGGCTTGATGGTTTCCCACTTCTCTACACGAAAGTCCTCCGAGAGATATGCCCTTGGCTTGCGTGTAGGTATTGTTAGGTTTGTTTGTTGTTGTATTGTC includes:
- a CDS encoding phytoene desaturase family protein, with the translated sequence MNGTRVIVIGSGFSGLSAATSLADQGYDVTVLEKNSSPGGRARSFSANGFTYDMGPSWYWMPDVFESYFNKFGKTTSDYYDLKRLDPSYTVVFGEDDFVEIPAQLSQLRELFERLEKGSAARLDKFLEQAAYKYEVGIKQLVYKPGRSLTEFMNPRLLLDVLRMDVFQSFHKHIRRFFGHEKLIKLMEFPILFLGALPQNTPALYSLMNYADISLGTWYPMGGMFRIVEGMVQLAEEKGVKFLYNQDVQRLDVVQGAVKQVLTETDAFAADVVVASADYHHVEKALLPKASQSYSDSYWESRVMAPSSLLYYVGVNKRLKNLQHHNLFFDEDFGPHAEEIYTHPQWPAKPLFYVSAPSVTDPSVAPEGCENLFILIPVAPGLQDTEELREQYFNLVMDRLERLTKQEIRSSIVYRRSYAHRDFIQDYNAFKGNAYGLANTLLQTAILKPGLKSKKVRNLYYTGQLTVPGPGVPPSIISGQVVASEIAKEYAPALAVNV
- a CDS encoding RNA polymerase sigma factor, whose protein sequence is MTALEFNNLVQNVAQSLRPAAMNLTRDADDAKDLVQETMLKALTNRDKFKAGTNLKAWLYTIMRNTFINNYNKVIKRSSNIDSSEYLQYLNTDESYVTQNKGTATFVMNDINKAIAGLNEEHRTPFMMYYVGFKYLEIAEKLQIPIGTVKNRIHIARKELKKVLKVYQQDA
- a CDS encoding MerR family transcriptional regulator, whose product is MAQYTIKELEHLSGIKAHTIRIWEQRYCILSPKRTETNIRYYDDSDLKSLLNISLLNERGYKISKIAQMDREQILEKVRQLCDQPCECAHHVSALVAAMVDMSETKFDRALSIATLQMGFQETMQRVIYPFLNKIGILWQTGNITPAHEHFVSNLIRQKLLVAIDGQVVNWNEGTPTYILYLPEGELHELALLYMNYILRAHNQRVIYLGQNLPFADLELTYEQFKAEYICTVLTSAPEREHVQDYLNQLSQRFPSSTIYVYGFLAQADGLVLPANVQRLACIGDFIAKFS
- a CDS encoding sterol desaturase family protein, which produces MLFTFVAMEGVAWVMHKYVLHGFLWFLHKSHHTRHTHAFELNDLFFAYYGTLAMLFFVFGSDPIDYRFWVGAGITLYGVAYFVIHDVFIHRRIRVFGKTSNVYLKALNMAHKVHHKEQGKHGSESFGMLWVSPRYFRSAYDIVKKKEQEKRGSVHY
- a CDS encoding enoyl-CoA hydratase/isomerase family protein; translated protein: MTDLTNTVDIHTLEFVHYEVKERVGYITLARSEKRNALNYEVVTELKRAFAFAEEDEASKVIVLRAEGKVFCAGADLEYIQRLQENDYHENLLDSTHLMELFRMIYTLKKVVIAQIHGHAIAGGCGLAAICDFGFTVPEAKFGYTEVKIGFIPAIVKVFLLRKIGEARAKQLLLTGDLISAGEAERYGLVNYVVPAEELEERVFAFAQKLCSENSRQSMEVTKEMIARVQGMGLEEGLQYASEMNAVARGSEDCQRGIAAFLNKEQIKW
- a CDS encoding TetR/AcrR family transcriptional regulator, translated to MEAVLSRKEQIEKTATALFKSKGFSATSMRDLANALGIEAASIYSHIKSKEEILQRVCFNMAQEFFEAIDAAEATEASATDRLKRAIAAHVQVLTQNTEASAVFLHEWRHLSEPMHGTYLALRDKYEARFREIIRSGISSGEFTVPDEKFAALTILSGLNWIHTWYKPEGKMTPAEIAENLTEMLLNGLTTKKQALHDTYSHLNTP
- the paaA gene encoding 1,2-phenylacetyl-CoA epoxidase subunit PaaA, with translation MYGGGNVFEATKFDDLQTEDPAKLAEFEARIARGEKIEPTDWMPQLYRKQLIRMIEQHAHSEIIGALPEGTWITRAPGFRRKMAQMAKVQDEVGHAQLLYSAAETLGKSREQMLTDLINGKSKYSNVFNYPAFTWADSNIISWLIDAGAIVNQMANAKGSYGPYSRALERICAEEAFHLKYGHDAVVHMATGSPKQREMIQAALNRWWPPIMTFFGPSDKMSTHTETLMRWKVKMASNDECRQQFLDMYVPKIWELGLTVPDPNLKKNAETGQWEYTEPDWDEFKRVINGDGPCNAERLAVRRTAEERGAWVRHALLNPKAKYVKPLA
- a CDS encoding phenylacetic acid degradation b, translating into MSLKSLDPRVTRLNLPEGEVPAMEPKPQLDQFETYEAFHQKKEGAAHTYVGPVHAPNEDVAFLFAKEQYSRRFPCVGLWIVRTEHIQVTPYGNDGENLYDTLHAQEPAARSEQPEPYEIFHLKKRGKAHTHAGRVTATSYLEALQEAKQAFGEKGPVVNVWVVRSKDVLQSAEDDKDMWTTVPEKKYREAIAYKVMDKITKFKEERKNTPA
- the paaC gene encoding 1,2-phenylacetyl-CoA epoxidase subunit PaaC, with product MNEHAIKDLLYKLADDQLILGHRNSEWTGFGPILEEDIAFSSMAQDKIGHSLAFYTLLQELGEADPDTVAFTRNANQFHNSQLVELPNGEYDFSLIRHFLYDNAEIIRFEMLSQSGYEPIAKVATKLKGEVKYHVLHANTWIKNLGSSTEEAILRLQSSLNEALPFALGMFEHSRYEQELVDAGIYGGEEAVKAEWLQRIQAVLEKTSLKLPDLETLTPKVGGRYGEHTEHLQPLLDEMSEVFKIDPTAEW
- the paaD gene encoding 1,2-phenylacetyl-CoA epoxidase subunit PaaD; the protein is MSLTKEDILTLLEEVKDPEIPVLSLVDLGVITDVEVSGDEHVTVRMTPTFAGCPAMDYMRKDVERTLEKHGISKHTVIMSFDKPWDSNKISEKGRQHLKEFGLAPPPKYNMVLDLDILEYATCPYCNSENTTMRTPFGPTLCRSMHYCNDCRQMFEQFKPL
- a CDS encoding copper resistance protein NlpE — translated: MKNFLLLPVLPLLFCAASCTTERPSEPVAAVQEATAEVVEQTAAVVGTWQGSIPCADCPGITYTLQLFPDHTYQETMVYQEREVEPVEQAGTWKVDASGTLRLQSPDSEGASAFKVMPDALVLLGGEGNTVEERYRLKRINKK
- a CDS encoding M3 family oligoendopeptidase; amino-acid sequence: MTIQQQTNLTIPTRKPRAYLSEDFRVEKWETIKPYFEELQTRDINSVEELEKWMQDRSELESVLSEDLGWRYIRMTCDTQNEETTQAFQYFIAEIEPNIAPLDHELNLKLMHSPYVNAIDKEKYKIYLRGVERALEIFREENIPLQTEISTKQQQYAATTGAMTVTLDGEEVTLQRAADRLKRTDRAVREEAWRAVQERRYQDREKLDSLFDDLLKLRHQVAANADFENFRDYMFAALGRFDYTPQDCFDFHTSIKNTIVPLLTKIDAERKEELGLEQLRPWDLDVDPTGKKPLEPFKTGEELLEKTVQVFYKLDTYLGDCLATMRAMGHLDLESRKGKAPGGYNYPLDEIGVPFIFMNATSSLRDVITMLHEGGHAVHSFLTRELRLNAFKHPPSEVAELASMSMELISMDYWDTFFEDEDELKRAKKTHLESVLETFPWVATVDKFQHWIYEHPEQSQEERHQAWLDIFNTFNHQLVSWEGLEKYKPYMWQKQLHIYEVPFYYIEYAMAQLGAIAVWRNYKQNPAEGLAAYKRALSLGYTVSIGEVYEAAGIKFDFSTEYIKSLVDFVKDEMAKI